In a genomic window of Streptomyces pristinaespiralis:
- a CDS encoding RidA family protein: MAITLVNPGGLPEIDAYRQVSVATGSKLVFVAGQVAWDADGVTVGEGDLAAQVEQCYLNVGTALAAAGGSFDDVAKLNVHVVDWTPDKMPLLLEGIARAAKKLGVTPVPPATLLGVAALSVPDHLVEVEATAVLD; encoded by the coding sequence ATGGCCATCACACTGGTGAACCCCGGCGGACTGCCGGAGATCGATGCCTACCGGCAGGTGTCGGTCGCGACCGGGTCGAAGCTGGTCTTCGTCGCCGGACAGGTCGCCTGGGACGCCGACGGGGTGACGGTCGGCGAAGGCGACCTCGCCGCCCAGGTCGAGCAGTGCTACCTCAACGTCGGTACCGCCCTGGCCGCGGCCGGAGGCTCCTTCGACGACGTGGCGAAACTGAACGTCCACGTCGTCGACTGGACCCCCGACAAGATGCCCCTGCTCCTGGAGGGGATCGCCCGGGCGGCGAAGAAACTGGGGGTCACGCCGGTACCCCCGGCCACGCTGCTGGGCGTGGCGGCGCTGTCCGTCCCGGACCACCTGGTCGAGGTCGAAGCCACCGCGGTCCTCGACTGA
- a CDS encoding winged helix-turn-helix transcriptional regulator — translation MVTKQFKGSPEDADLTRADSLAREIFSDVANKWAFLIIEALGDRTLRFSELRNEIEGISHKMLTQNLRMMERNGLVERDVHPTVPPRVEYTLTEPGRALRAVVDGMCGWTRQYIGHLEASRRRFDT, via the coding sequence ATGGTGACCAAGCAGTTCAAGGGCTCACCCGAGGATGCGGACCTGACGCGCGCCGACTCCTTGGCGCGGGAGATCTTCTCGGACGTCGCCAACAAGTGGGCGTTCCTGATCATCGAAGCCCTCGGTGACCGCACCCTGCGCTTCAGCGAGTTGCGGAACGAGATCGAGGGCATCAGCCACAAGATGCTCACCCAGAACCTGCGCATGATGGAGCGCAACGGTCTGGTCGAGCGGGACGTGCACCCCACGGTGCCGCCACGCGTCGAGTACACCCTCACCGAACCGGGCCGGGCCCTGCGAGCGGTCGTCGACGGCATGTGCGGCTGGACCCGGCAGTACATCGGTCACCTCGAGGCCTCCCGCCGCCGCTTCGACACCTGA